The genome window TTTTCAATGGCTTGGGATATCGCCTCGGCTAAGTCTTCGCAGGTTTGGTGATTCTGGTCCCCCATGACAAAGGGAACAAAACTAAATTCACCGAGGGCCACCTGAAGGAAGGGGAGCTGGATCTCAACAGAATGTTCCTGCATGTGGGCACTGGGGATACAGGATGCTACGCTACTATGGGTCATTATCTTCCCCGCCAGGGCTGCATCCACAGGGACAACACCAAGAGGTGTCTCATACCCCCCTCTGTTATAGACAGAAACTCCTTGGAAGGGTACCCGATGGCTCGGCCCTACGATAATAACAGCATCAAAGGTTGCTCCTCTAACAAGTTTGTAAGCATAGGCGGCAACCTGGCCGGAATACATATACCCCGCGTGGGGTGCGATGAGGCCAACAATCCTTCCCTTTACTTTTTCTTCAGGTACATTATGAAAGAAGTCTTCAATATCTGCCCGCAAAACCTTCGGACTGCCAGGATACCACGATCCGGCAATGGCCGATTTTCTTATATCTCCATTCACAATCTTTCTCCTTTATTTCTTAATCTCCACGTAACACCTTTCGGGGTATCAGAAACCTCAATCCCCATTTCAGAGAGTCTCTGTCTGATCGCATCGGCTTCTTTCCATTTACCGGCCATTCTTGCAGCATCTCTTTCTGTTAGAAGGCGCCTGGCCTCTTCACTTATCATCTCCTCTTTAAAATCCATGATGCCCAGGACGGTATCTATCTTTTTCATGGTATCGAGGACATCGTCCCTCTGTTTTTCGTCCAACTGCCCCCGGGAGAGAGGAAGATTGATCTTCTTCACAAACTCAAAGAGAGACGCTAAGGCGCTGGAGGTATTTAAGTCATCGTCCATGGCCGCGGCAAACCCCTGTTTAACATCATAAATATACTGATCGGTATCGGCGTAACCGCCATCTGCCGGGGTAAAACGAACCAACCTCTGAACGAACCCGTTCAGTTTTTTGCTAGTGTTTTTTGCCGTCTCCAGGGCGCCAGAGGAAAAATGCAGCGGTTTTCTGTAATGAGAACTGAGGAGAAAAAATCTAATTTCTTTACCGTTATATCCCATTTTCTCCAGGTCTTTTATAGTCAAGACATTGTTCAGAGAACGGGACATCTTCTTTTCCTCCACCATCACCAGTTCCGTATTTAGCCAGTAGCTGGCAATGCGCTTTCCTGTTGCCGCCTTCCCGATGGCCAAAACATTCTCACAGTGCGGGAAAACTATATCGGCCCCGCTGGCATGGATATCGAAGGTCTCACCGAGATATTTCAGGGAGATGGCAGCACATTCAAGGTGCCAACTCGGCCTGACATTTCCCCAGCGGGTCTTGAAATAGATACCCCTCTTTAATTCACCCAGGTTCGGTCTTTTCAGGAGAGTAAAATCTCCCGGACTATCTTTCTCGTAATCATCCAGGTCTACCGTCCTGCCATGCTCAACCTTCCCGAGGTTTATATTAGACAGGCAACCGTAATCTTTAAGCCTTGAGATATCAAAATAGACAGACCCCAACTTTTCGTAAGCGTATCCCTTCTCTACAAGTTTCCCGGCAAGCTCCAGCATAGTGTCGACGTTCCCGCTTGCCGTCGGGTAGGCCGGATCAGGTTTGATATTCAGTTTACCAATATCTCTGAGAAAGACGGCCGTGTATCTTTCCGTATATACCCCCAGCTCCATATTGGCCAATTCAGCCCCCCTGATGGAACTGTCTGCCAGATCAACAATGTTCATAACGTGCCTGACCTTATACCCCTTATATTCAAGATAACGCCGGATGACGTCGGAAACGACAAAACGACGGTAGCTCCCGAGGTGGGGAACTTCATGGACGGTGGGTCCGCATGAATGCATCAGTATCTCTTCAGGGTTTAGCGGTTTGAAGAATGTTTTTTCCCTGGTCAGGGTATTGTACAGGCGCAGGGTTGACTGTTCCTTGTCGGTAAAGAGGTCGGTGCTGAGATAGCGCTCACCACCGTCGGGAAGAATTGCCACAACTAAGCCGTCTTCCATCTCCTTGGCCTTCTGTATAGCCACGTGTACGGCAGCCCCGGAACTCATCCCGACTAAGATTCCCTCTTCTCTGGCCAGCCGCCTCGCCATTTCGAAGGCATCCTCATCAAGTATATTGATCTTCTCATCCAGACGATTTTTGTCAAAAATTCCCGGCCGATAGGACTCTTTCATATTCTTCAAGCCCTGGATCTTATGCTGCAGGTAAGGCTCCACCCCGATAATTTTTATTTCCCGGTTATACTCCTTAAGTCGCTTGGAAATCCCCATGGCGGTACCGGTTGTACCCAGGGTGGCTACAACCATCGTTACAGCTCCGCCAGTCTGTTGCCAGATTTCTTCTGCCGTTCCATAGTAATGGGCCGCGACATTATCGGGATTATTAAACTGGTCTGGGACGAAGTACTTTTCCGGATGTTCCCGCATCAGATTATAGACCATTTCTATAGCGCCATCGGTACCGAGGGCAGCCGGGGTAAGGTATATTTCTGTCCCCATGGCCTTTAGTATCCTTTTTCTTTCTTCGCTGGCGGACTCAGGCATGGCGAGACATAACTTGTAACCCTTAGCGGCTGCGATAAGCGCAAGACCGATGCCGGTATTGCCACTGGTGGGCTCTAAGATAATTTTATCCTTTGTCAGTTCCCCCCGCTTCTCGGCTTCATTGATCATATAAAGAGCCGGTCTGTCCTTGATGGATCCGCCAGGGTTAAAACTCTCCAGTTTTGCAAAAACTTTAACCCTTTTGTTGGGATTCAGCCGGCGGATCTCCACAAGCGGCGTATTCCCTACAGCAGATATGATACTTTCGTAAGTCTGTCGCATAATGATATTACTGATAAACTGGAATCCTAACTGTCAAATTTGGGCAGGGGAATCTTTATAAACTGAACACCTTCTTCTCTGAGGAGTTCTTCTTCGTACCTATTCGTGGTCCCTTTAATGTTTCTCTTTTCCTCTTCTCCATGGTGCATTTTCAGAGCTACCTCGGTAAACCTGTCGCCTACGTCAGCAAAATTCTTGTCAAGATACTCATGGAATAACTGCATGGCCTTTATAGGCGAAATTTCCTTCGTATTTTTCCTGCCCGATGTCCTAACGTCCTTTCCCACGATTGTAATTGATGAAGGAATCATCTCCGTATCAGAACTTCCACATACAGGACACGTAATGAGTCTTTGGGACTTCTGCTCCTCAAAAGCAGAGATGTCTCTGAACCATCCTTCGAATTTGTGACCTTTTCCACATTTGAGATCGTAGATAATCACTAACTCTTTCTCCTTTTGATCTGTAAAAAACTATGGACATGGGAAAATAAATTATATATCCTTTACCTCGTGTCGGGATGTGGCCCAGTCTGGTAGGGCACTGCGTTCGGGACGCAGTAGTCGCGCGTTCAAATCGCGCCATCCCGACCATTTTTTTAAGCGTTCAGCCGTCAGGGGTCAGGGGGTACAAGATTCAGGGGGCACAGGATTGCCCTTTAATCTTCCAATCTTTTAATCCTTCCCTGCTTTTCGCTATCACCCTACAACCGAAGCCATCTGGAAGATGGGGAGATACATGGCGATGATCATCCCCCCTACAACGCCTCCTAAAAAAACCATCATGAAAGGTTCAAGCAAAGCTGTCATCGCATCCACAGCCGCATCCACCTCATCATCGTAAAAATCCGCAATCTTGGATAGCATGGCATCGAGAGCACCTGTCGCCTCACCAACGGCGATCATCTGAACTACCATAGGGGGAAAGATATCACTTTCGGACAGAGGTTCCGCAATGGTTCTCCCCTCGCTGATACACTTCCTTGTTTCCATTAGAGTATTCTCTATAACTTTATTGCCTGCGGTCTTAGAGACAATGGCGAGTCCCTCGAGGATCGGGACCCCGCTCGACATCATGGTGGAAAGGGTTCTACTGAATCTCGCCACCGCAACCTTTTTAAGAAGCGGGCCAAAGACCGGCGCCCTGAGAACAAGGGAATCTATCTGAAGTCTGCCCTTCTCGGTACGGTAGTATCTCCTGAAGGCATATATTATAACGGCCACAGCAATAATCATATGGAGGAAATAGTCTTGCATGAACTGACTGGCATTGACGAGAAACTGCGTCGGCGCCGGCAGTGCCCCACCCATGCCTTCAAACATCTTTTGAAAAACAGGGATTACTTTAAGCAGCAATAGGGCAACGACGCCTATGGAAATAACAAGGACGCTGGCCGGATAGGTCATGGCTCCTTTTACCTTACCTTTTAATTTCATTGCCTTTTCCATGTAGCCGGAAAGACGGCCAAGGATGACATCAAGGATACCGCCGGACTCTCCTGCTGCCACGAGGTTAACAAACAGGTCGTCAAAGACGCGTGGATACTTTTTCAAAGCATCGGAAAGTGTTGATCCACCTTCAATATCCTCCTTGATGGAGGCAATGATCTTAGAAAAAGTCTTATTCTGTTCCTGAGTGGCCAGCAAATCGAGGCACTGGATGAGGGGAAGACCTGCATTGATCATGGTGGAAAATATTCGGGCAAAAACAACAACGTCCTTCTCCTTAACCTTCTCTTTGAGGAAGGGCAGATATTCTAATAGATCCTTTGGCTTTTTCTTTACGGTGATGGATTTGAAACCCTGTCGGCGAAGCAGCCCTCTGATGGCAACCTCATCAGCAGCGCCCGTCTCTCCTTTTCTCAATTCACCCCTTTTTGTCGTTGCTTCCCATACAAATACCGGCATCGCACCAACCTCCTTTCAACGGCCACGACGGAGTGTGGCCCTCCCATGACCCGTCTCAACGGCCACGACGGAGTGTGGCCCTCCCACGGCCCCCCATTTTCTCAATATCTCATACATGATAATCCCTGCCGCCACCGAGACATTAAGAGAATCAACTTTTCCCATCAGGGGAATAGATACCAGGAAATCACAACTTTCTCTGATCAGTGGCCCGATCCCTTTCCCTTCGCTTCCCATCACAAGGACGATATGACCAGCAAAATCATGGTTACAAATCTCTTTACCGTAATGGGCATCAGCACCGTATATCCAGAATCCTCTTTTCTTCAAATGTTCAATGGTGCGTGATAGGTTGGTCACCATGGCAACAGGGGTATATTGTGCTGCTCCGGCAGATGCCTTCATCACAGCTCCTGTAACCGTCGCTGCACGCCTTTCAGGAATGATAACCCCATTGGCCCCACAGCAGTGAGCCGTCCTGATCAGAGAACCTAAGTTTTGAGGATCTGTAATTCCATCAAGGACAAGAATCAAATCGTTTTTGAAAGACTCGTGACGACGGGCAACTACCTCATCCACACTGGCATAATGGAATGTTTTACAAAAACCGCAAATCCCCTGATGAGACTTATTACCTGCCAGTTTATTTAGATATGCTCTGTCCTTAAATTCTACAGGGATACCCTTTTTCGTCACCAGATTTAAGATTTTACGGAGGCGCTCTCCATTTCTCCCCGGGGCGCAAACGACCTTCTCGATATTTCCACTGTCATGTTTGAGAACCTCCGCCACAGGATTGATACCGTAGATGATCTGCACAGTACTCTGGTCTATTTGGTTTCTGATTTTTCTCGCAGCAAAAGCCCCCTTGATATGGCATGGTGAATTTCCTCTGCCGCTCCAACGGGGTCCCCCGCCATCCTGATCTGCCTACCGACGACGATGTAATCGGCACCCAGGGTGATGGCATCTTCGGCGGTCATTATTCTTTTCTGGTCATCCATTGTAATTTCCACAACCCCTCTGATGCCGGGTGCCACAATAACGAAATCCTGTCCACAGGACTCCCTGACGGCAGGGATATCACGGGCCGAAGCCACAACGCCGGAGACCCCGGCATCCTGGGCAACCTTCGCCAGATTTAAGGCAACTTTGCCTGCCCGCTGGTTAAACCCCAGTTTTCTGATATCACTGTCGTTCAAACTGGTCAGTACAGTCACAGCAAGGATTATAGGCGGTGGCAAACCCACCTGCTCTGACATCCTTTTAACCGAAACAACTGTTTCCTCCATCATCCTTTTCCCACCGAGGGCATGTACGTCGAACATAGTAACCCCCATCTTCACAGTTGCCTCGGCGGCCCTGGCAACAGTACTGGGGATGTCGTGAAATTTCAAATCGAGAAAAACCTTACCTTCCCTTTCCTTTATCTTTGAGACGATTTCGGGACCATAACGGGTAAAGGATTCCTTGCCGACCTTAAATATTCCCACATGATTCTTGAGACGTTCGACCCAAGAGATTGCTTCCCCAATACCCTCTCCCATGTCCAGGGCAAAAATCAGCATCTGCCGTGGATCCCTATTCCGTTTCTTCCTCATCGCCAATAAATTCCGTATCATCAGGGATTGGTTTAAAATCTTCCCTGGCCCCCCGTAAAAATTCAGGATGGGCATAGGTAATCTTTTCCACGGCAATCTCTCTGAGGGCCGCTACGATCTCCCTGTTATTCTTAATATCCGTTAAAGACTTCGCTCCTCTAAGAAGTTGTTTCGCCCGTCTTGCCGTTAGCAAGACCAGGGCGAATCGGTTTTTTGCTACTCTCAAAGAATCCTCTACAGTAATTCTTGCCATATCTTAGAACCTCCATTCATTTGAGAAAGTCCCTTATCTTATCCATCAATCGTTCTCTTCTGCTTTTTTCCGCCACATAAATCGCCCTGAGACAGCCTACGGCGTCGTTAAGCCTGTCATTAAAAATTACATAGTCATACCAGACAATCTCTCTGATCTCATCCATGGCCGTCTCCAGGCGCTTTTTCATGATTCCTTCGTTTTCGACTCCCCTTCTGCTTAACCTCGTCTTTAATTCATCCATTGACGGAGGAAGGATGAACACAAAGATACCCCCTGGATAATCTTGCTTTAACATCTTTGCACCTCGTGGCTCGATGTCCAGAATAAGGTCGGTACCTTTATCCAGAAATGCACTCATCGTTTTTCTTGACGTCCCATAGAGATGACCGTAATTTTCAACCCATTCGGCAAATTCCCCCTGCGCAATGCGTTCTTTAAACGCATCTTCGGAGATAAAATAATAATCCTCCCCGTGAACCTCTCCGGGGCGGGTTGGCCTCGTGGTGTAAGATACAGAAAACTTGATGTTCGGGTACATCTTCAGGAACTCTCTGCATATAGAGGTCTTGCCAGCACCGGATGGCGCGGAAACTACCATAAATAACCCCTTTCCCATTTTCATGTTACCATTATTCAAGATTCTGTACCTGTTCTCTTAATTTGGCCAGTTCACCCTTGATCTCAACGACGCTTTGAGATATATCTGCATCACAACTCTTGGATCCTATGGTATTTACCTCTCTTACCATCTCCTGAAGCAAAAAATCAATCTTCCTCCCCACAGCATCATCGCTGTTTATGACATCACAAAACTGACTGATATGGCTCTTAAAGCGGATGATTTCCTCCGTAATATCGCTTTTTTCCGCCATGATGGCAACTTCCTGACCCAACCGAGACTCATCAATTGTCATAATACCACCTGTAAGTTCTTTCACCCGGTTGGCAAGCCGCTTTTGATATTCTATGACAACCTGAGGAGCCCTTAACATGATAGAGTCGAGGCATCCCCTGATCGAATCAATCCTTGAAATCAAATCCTGGTAAATAATCTCTCCTTCCCTTTTCCTCATTCTTATAAGGTCTGTTATTGCCTCATCCAGAACCTTTTCTATCCATTCCCACACACCAGCCAGATTCTTACCAGCTTCCAGAGGAACAAAGACATCCTTGAAGCCTGCTATTACATCCAGGGTAATTTCGCCCTTTAGATTAAGCTCCTCCTTCAAGTTAACCAACAATGCGTAGTAATTCCGGATAAGCGGAAGATTCAGCTCAAATCTGTTACCCATTTCCGGGTCCATCTCAGAATCCATTCTGATAGTAGCCTCGATCCTCCCCCGGGAAAGACGTCCACCTATCTTTTTCCTCATCTCAAGTTCGAGAGGGAGAAAGATACCTGGAAGCCGGAGAGAAACCTCCAGATAACGATGGTTGAAGGATTTTATCTCCACCACCAATCTTTTGTCTTCGAGAAGTGCATCGGCCCTGCCGTAACCTGTCATGCTTCTGATCATTTAAAACCTATTTCCCATACAAATGGAGAAAGTAAGAGGCAGCATCTACCCTACGGGCACATCGCATGCAGTCTCTTTCATCTGGCCGATATACTTCGCTCTAATCTTGTTAAACATCTCGATGACATCAGCTTCTGCATAATCAGGGTAAGTCCAGGGAAGGGAATGAAAGGTCTTGTCTCTGTATAACAAGGTCAAATCGGCATAGATACCATCCCTCAGATAGGGACGATGCGTGTAACCCTTTCCCGTGGCAAGGATTAGATGGGCATAAGAGATATAGCCCGGGTCAATATTTACCCGTCTCTTACCGTTTGCCGAAAGCCTGTCCTCTATACCGTTTGTCCACAGTTTAATATCGGGCAGCAATTCAGGCCGTACCAGTGACTCAAAAGAAGCAAAACGCCTCCAGATGGTTGACCCCATCTCTTTGGCATAGTAATCGGTGTAATTAAAAGAAAGGAAGGCGCTGATAAAGTCAACCCTTCCATATTGCCCGGCTAACACTTCCAGTGCCTTATTCAGTAGTTCCTTGTCTCCGGAAAGGATGCTCGTTATCAGCTTTACCGCCTCCGCACGTTTGGGTTTACTCATAGAGCCCCTTTGAGTTCCTCCTCAGAAACGGTGGCTGTGCCCACCTTTCCCACCACAATTCCCGCAGCATGGTTTGCCAGAACGGCCGCTTCCCTGAAGGTAGCTCCGGAGGCAAGGGAGAGGGCAAGGACTCCAATGACCGTATCTCCGGCACCGGTCACATCAAAAACCTCTCTGGACCTGGCAGGAATATGAATAACTTCGCCATTTTCCTCAAAGAGACTCATCCCTTCCTCACCCCTCGTGATGAGCATGGCCTTTAAATGGAATCGAGCTAAAATGGCCCTTGCTGCCTCACGGATTCTGTCCCTCTTTTCGACCCTTTCTGCGTTAGGGCCTGCCTTTCCTGCGTCAAGGTAAGCATTATTCTTTTTTATATCTTCTATTCCAAGGGCCTGGCTGGCCTCATGATGATTGGGTGTGACGACATCAAAGCCCTGATAGAGAGAAAAATCGCTTTGCTTTGGATCCACACAGACGACTATATTTCTCCCCGCTATGAGCCCACGGATTCCATCCAACAGGGTTTTTGTAATAGCCCCTTTATTATAATCAGAAATGACAATAGCCCCCAGGTCGTCACTGACCATCTTCTTAATATATTCCATTATCCTTTCAATACTCTTCGGTTGCACAGGTTGCCTGCTTTCCCTGTCAAATCTTACTACCTGCTGACTGTGGGCTATAATCCTTGTCTTCATTGTGGTAGGTCGGTTGGGCTCTACGGCAATTCCCTCTGTACTGATGTCCCTTTTGCGGAATTCATCCAACAACCTTTTTCCCATCTCATCAGCCCCTACAATACCCGACCCATAAACCATACCGCCCAGAGTATAGATATTATTTAGCACATTGGCACAGCCACCAAGAAGGAGGTTGTCGGAATGTACCTCCACAACGGGGACCGGCGCCTCTGGAGAAATACGGGAGACCTTTCCCCAGATAAAATGGTCAACCATCATATCCCCAACCACCAGAACCTTTGACCTGGAAAAGTTTGCGATAATCTCGAAGGCCCTTTTCTTATTCACCTGAAAATACCCCTCCCCTAACCCTCTCCCACAAGGGGAGAGGGGACTTCCTCCCTTGACGGAATACCAACCCACTTCCCCTCCCTTGATGGGAGGGCTATAATTTTATTCCCTTCCTTATCTCTCCCCCACTTGCTGGGGGAGGCAGGAGGGGGTGAAGGGGAGGGTGATATATTTTCATTCTTCTTTGTGCCGACTCGTCGGCATGAATGTTTCATTTTTCTTTTGATGAGCGGAGCAGATGGGCTTTAGGCTATGGTCCCTCGCCCTTTGCCTCTTGCCCCTCGCCTTCCAACCGAAAAGCCCCGCCTGTAAGGGGCGGGGGCTTCACTTCCTGCCAAATATCCGATTGATATCTACGGAAAGGCTAAATTTTATCCAGTATATGTTATTATTATAACTATCCTTTGTCAATCTTTTTCTCGAAAATACCATCTCATAGACATTCTTCATTGATCTATCCGAAGATTGCTCCCGGTGCGATCCGGTAACCCCTCAAAAAATCATGGACAGACATCCTCTTTCTGTTCTCCAGTTGCACATCATGCAAATAGATGTATCCATTTTTTGCCGCTACCTGGAGACCCTTTTCTGTTTCCCTGACAATCTTCCCAGCAGGCTCAGTCACAGATGTTTCCTCTCCCTTTACCGCGAATATCTTGAGCTTCTTCCCCTCTAAAAAGGTATAGGCACCGGGAGAGGGGGAGAGTCCCCTGATGAGATTGGCGATGTCCCTGACGTTGGTGTCCCAGCAGACACAGCCATCTTCCTTATTTAACCTGCGGACATACGTGGCGGCAGACGCATCCTGAGGTATCCGCCTGACGGTGCCTTCTACGATCGTCCCTATCGTCTTCAGAAGCAGCTCCGCACCCATCTCCGACAGCCTGTCATGGAGCTCGCCAAACGTCTCTTCTGTTCCGATCAGGGTTTCCTCCTGCAGGAGAATATCCCCCGAGTCCAGACCCTCATCCATCAAGATAATAGTAACACCGGTTTTCTCTCCTCCCTGTATGAG of Syntrophales bacterium contains these proteins:
- the cysS gene encoding cysteine--tRNA ligase; the encoded protein is MRQTYESIISAVGNTPLVEIRRLNPNKRVKVFAKLESFNPGGSIKDRPALYMINEAEKRGELTKDKIILEPTSGNTGIGLALIAAAKGYKLCLAMPESASEERKRILKAMGTEIYLTPAALGTDGAIEMVYNLMREHPEKYFVPDQFNNPDNVAAHYYGTAEEIWQQTGGAVTMVVATLGTTGTAMGISKRLKEYNREIKIIGVEPYLQHKIQGLKNMKESYRPGIFDKNRLDEKINILDEDAFEMARRLAREEGILVGMSSGAAVHVAIQKAKEMEDGLVVAILPDGGERYLSTDLFTDKEQSTLRLYNTLTREKTFFKPLNPEEILMHSCGPTVHEVPHLGSYRRFVVSDVIRRYLEYKGYKVRHVMNIVDLADSSIRGAELANMELGVYTERYTAVFLRDIGKLNIKPDPAYPTASGNVDTMLELAGKLVEKGYAYEKLGSVYFDISRLKDYGCLSNINLGKVEHGRTVDLDDYEKDSPGDFTLLKRPNLGELKRGIYFKTRWGNVRPSWHLECAAISLKYLGETFDIHASGADIVFPHCENVLAIGKAATGKRIASYWLNTELVMVEEKKMSRSLNNVLTIKDLEKMGYNGKEIRFFLLSSHYRKPLHFSSGALETAKNTSKKLNGFVQRLVRFTPADGGYADTDQYIYDVKQGFAAAMDDDLNTSSALASLFEFVKKINLPLSRGQLDEKQRDDVLDTMKKIDTVLGIMDFKEEMISEEARRLLTERDAARMAGKWKEADAIRQRLSEMGIEVSDTPKGVTWRLRNKGERL
- a CDS encoding DUF1178 family protein; the encoded protein is MIIYDLKCGKGHKFEGWFRDISAFEEQKSQRLITCPVCGSSDTEMIPSSITIVGKDVRTSGRKNTKEISPIKAMQLFHEYLDKNFADVGDRFTEVALKMHHGEEEKRNIKGTTNRYEEELLREEGVQFIKIPLPKFDS
- a CDS encoding type II secretion system F family protein, whose amino-acid sequence is MPVFVWEATTKRGELRKGETGAADEVAIRGLLRRQGFKSITVKKKPKDLLEYLPFLKEKVKEKDVVVFARIFSTMINAGLPLIQCLDLLATQEQNKTFSKIIASIKEDIEGGSTLSDALKKYPRVFDDLFVNLVAAGESGGILDVILGRLSGYMEKAMKLKGKVKGAMTYPASVLVISIGVVALLLLKVIPVFQKMFEGMGGALPAPTQFLVNASQFMQDYFLHMIIAVAVIIYAFRRYYRTEKGRLQIDSLVLRAPVFGPLLKKVAVARFSRTLSTMMSSGVPILEGLAIVSKTAGNKVIENTLMETRKCISEGRTIAEPLSESDIFPPMVVQMIAVGEATGALDAMLSKIADFYDDEVDAAVDAMTALLEPFMMVFLGGVVGGMIIAMYLPIFQMASVVG
- the rlmB gene encoding 23S rRNA (guanosine(2251)-2'-O)-methyltransferase RlmB: MQIIYGINPVAEVLKHDSGNIEKVVCAPGRNGERLRKILNLVTKKGIPVEFKDRAYLNKLAGNKSHQGICGFCKTFHYASVDEVVARRHESFKNDLILVLDGITDPQNLGSLIRTAHCCGANGVIIPERRAATVTGAVMKASAGAAQYTPVAMVTNLSRTIEHLKKRGFWIYGADAHYGKEICNHDFAGHIVLVMGSEGKGIGPLIRESCDFLVSIPLMGKVDSLNVSVAAGIIMYEILRKWGAVGGPHSVVAVETGHGRATLRRGR
- the pyrF gene encoding orotidine-5'-phosphate decarboxylase → MRKKRNRDPRQMLIFALDMGEGIGEAISWVERLKNHVGIFKVGKESFTRYGPEIVSKIKEREGKVFLDLKFHDIPSTVARAAEATVKMGVTMFDVHALGGKRMMEETVVSVKRMSEQVGLPPPIILAVTVLTSLNDSDIRKLGFNQRAGKVALNLAKVAQDAGVSGVVASARDIPAVRESCGQDFVIVAPGIRGVVEITMDDQKRIMTAEDAITLGADYIVVGRQIRMAGDPVGAAEEIHHAISRGLLLREKSETK
- the rpoZ gene encoding DNA-directed RNA polymerase subunit omega — protein: MARITVEDSLRVAKNRFALVLLTARRAKQLLRGAKSLTDIKNNREIVAALREIAVEKITYAHPEFLRGAREDFKPIPDDTEFIGDEEETE
- the gmk gene encoding guanylate kinase, yielding MVVSAPSGAGKTSICREFLKMYPNIKFSVSYTTRPTRPGEVHGEDYYFISEDAFKERIAQGEFAEWVENYGHLYGTSRKTMSAFLDKGTDLILDIEPRGAKMLKQDYPGGIFVFILPPSMDELKTRLSRRGVENEGIMKKRLETAMDEIREIVWYDYVIFNDRLNDAVGCLRAIYVAEKSRRERLMDKIRDFLK
- a CDS encoding YicC/YloC family endoribonuclease, yielding MIRSMTGYGRADALLEDKRLVVEIKSFNHRYLEVSLRLPGIFLPLELEMRKKIGGRLSRGRIEATIRMDSEMDPEMGNRFELNLPLIRNYYALLVNLKEELNLKGEITLDVIAGFKDVFVPLEAGKNLAGVWEWIEKVLDEAITDLIRMRKREGEIIYQDLISRIDSIRGCLDSIMLRAPQVVIEYQKRLANRVKELTGGIMTIDESRLGQEVAIMAEKSDITEEIIRFKSHISQFCDVINSDDAVGRKIDFLLQEMVREVNTIGSKSCDADISQSVVEIKGELAKLREQVQNLE
- a CDS encoding DUF4416 family protein codes for the protein MSKPKRAEAVKLITSILSGDKELLNKALEVLAGQYGRVDFISAFLSFNYTDYYAKEMGSTIWRRFASFESLVRPELLPDIKLWTNGIEDRLSANGKRRVNIDPGYISYAHLILATGKGYTHRPYLRDGIYADLTLLYRDKTFHSLPWTYPDYAEADVIEMFNKIRAKYIGQMKETACDVPVG
- the rfaE1 gene encoding D-glycero-beta-D-manno-heptose-7-phosphate kinase, with product MNKKRAFEIIANFSRSKVLVVGDMMVDHFIWGKVSRISPEAPVPVVEVHSDNLLLGGCANVLNNIYTLGGMVYGSGIVGADEMGKRLLDEFRKRDISTEGIAVEPNRPTTMKTRIIAHSQQVVRFDRESRQPVQPKSIERIMEYIKKMVSDDLGAIVISDYNKGAITKTLLDGIRGLIAGRNIVVCVDPKQSDFSLYQGFDVVTPNHHEASQALGIEDIKKNNAYLDAGKAGPNAERVEKRDRIREAARAILARFHLKAMLITRGEEGMSLFEENGEVIHIPARSREVFDVTGAGDTVIGVLALSLASGATFREAAVLANHAAGIVVGKVGTATVSEEELKGAL
- the fmt gene encoding methionyl-tRNA formyltransferase, giving the protein MPKILFMGTSEFAVPSLAILVKNGYPIVGVVTQPDRPRGRGKMVQPSPVRIFAEENHLSVIQPEHVRDKEFLSAFRSLSPDMVVVAAFGQILPGEIIGTPEMGCINVHPSLLPKYRGAAPINWALIQGGEKTGVTIILMDEGLDSGDILLQEETLIGTEETFGELHDRLSEMGAELLLKTIGTIVEGTVRRIPQDASAATYVRRLNKEDGCVCWDTNVRDIANLIRGLSPSPGAYTFLEGKKLKIFAVKGEETSVTEPAGKIVRETEKGLQVAAKNGYIYLHDVQLENRKRMSVHDFLRGYRIAPGAIFG